The genomic interval tatattttttagaatcaaagatcttacttacacacacacacacacacacacacacatatagataCACATCTTGGTGTCAGCTGACATTTGTgtttaacaaaatctcacttgaacatTAACTctttatcatatgtgagtgtatttctgagcatattgttgtacatcatctgcttgtattagaagtaCATTTCCTTGTATACAAAaatattgattatctgttgtattcccaacgtgtggtcggaagagggagactagtcctgtgaatagtcccggactggttcagacttggttaagagaactaggtgcaccagccggtaaggtattgtaaacggtgtcgctccacccgcaagtgagcaactaatggaatcctcttacttgtgagcttgagacgggaacataggcagtattgaccgaaccccgataacatatctggtgtcagttttatttttcacaatttactttctacacctatatgttaatatttattgttctgaatgtttgatatactgagattgctttaaatTGATTATATATCTGCTCAGTAGTTTATCTGTTGAATTGATATGTGTTTTAGACAGACACCCTCTTggcaatacaccaattccaatatttttgaaataccttcttatttttcattttttgtaaaAATTCACATGTAAAATGAGGCATCCCATATCCTTTCATTGAGAAGCATCTATTGAGAAAATTCATAACTTTTGATTGTTCAATATATTTtaatacaaaaatgaaaattcaaaaagaCGCGTGAAAGTACACACGTATTTTACTTTGTCAAATTCAAAAAGACGCGTGAAAGTACACACGTATTTTACTTTGTCAACCAAAGTTAGCACATGATTGTCACATCCATTATGAGTAATCCGAATCCAACTTTTACTAAATGCAGAAGGAAATATTTTCTACGCAGGATCCACTAAATAATGCATGTGGGTCGTAGAAAAAAAAGTGTTCTATTGTAGGGTTCACACTTGGAAGCCTGATGAGCTGTCCAAGGATTTCAACCACCCTGTTTATTAATTGGTAGGTTTCTCTGCTCAAAACACAGAATGCAAATTAAACCAGTCAAGTCTTTccttttgaatattttttgagCCCATCCCCGAGTGATTCACTGATTCCAactataacataatatatatatcaacactaTCTGGTTTATTTTCCTTCACTACTGAGTCCTAAAATTGGAAATGGCAATCCTAGTCGTCATCTCTATATCTGGTTTACTTTTAAGTTTTGCTGGGAATGCCTTATAAACTGCTTTTGGGCAATCCTCTCAACAACTAAGAGATCTATTGTTGTCAATACTAATTACTCTGCTCCTGAGTGAGGCTTCTCTGTAGTCAGGGAACTCAGAGCAGCATCTGCCAATGGCTTCTTCTGCTTTCCTTAATCCTCTTTTCCTCTCCATCCTAATTCTTCTTCTGCCACCCAATTTGGCCATAGCCAACATAACCCTGAGCTCATCACTGACAGCAGCCTCCAATGACGACTCCTCATGGCTTTCACCTTCTGGCGACTTCGCTTTCGGATTCCACAACCTCAACAGCACAAACCTCTTCTTGCTCGCTGTCTGGTTCAACAAAATACCAGGAAAAACCATCGTCTGGCAGGCGAATGGAGATAATCCAGTGCAAAGTGGGTCGACGGTGAAACTCACGGCGACCAGCTTGGTGCTAAATGATCCTCAAGGTCAACTGATTTGGGACGCGAAACCCGGTAGAGAGGTAGCCTATGCAGCCATGCTTGACACGGGGAATTTTGTGCTTGCAGGCAACAACTCTGCTCATGTTTGGGAGACCTTCAAGAATCACACAGACACCATCTTGCCCACCCAGACAATGGATTTGGGCAGTATGTTGTTTTCCAGAATATCAGAAACCAACTATTCAAGGGGAAGATTCGAGCTCCTTTTCTCGGATGGTGGAGACCTCCAGCTGAATCCAATAGGTTGGCCTGGCAATTTTGGTTATGATTCTTACTATAGCAGTGGAACTTCTACTGCAAACTCTTCAGACTCTGGATATAGACTGGTTTTCAATGGATCAGCTGATATCTACATACTGAAAATGAATGGGGCAATTGTGCCACTTTCATGGGATGATATTAACCCGGATGAAAACAATTATTATCGCGCAACGTTGGATTTTAATGGCGTTTTCACACAGTATGCTCATCCGAGAAGTTCGACTAATGCTGATAAAACTGGCTGGTGGCCCGTGCGATTCATTCCCAAAGACATTTGTACTGCTATAACTAACCAAATAGGAAGTGGTGCCTGTGGGTTTAATAGCTACTGCACAAGCCTAAACGGCCAGCCCAGTTGTGAATGCCCACCTGGGTACTTGCTTATGGATCCAAACAACGAGTTTGGTGGCTGCAAACCAAGTTCTCCAGTGGGATGCGGAGCATATGATGGGTCGAAAGACCCAGAAGAGTTATTTGAATTCAAGGAAGCTCTGAACACGAATTGGCCGCTGGGAGATTATGAAAGACTGGAACCTTATAATCAAACGGAGTGCGAAAAGTCCTGCTTGCACGATTGTTTGTGCGCTGTTGCCATTTACGGTGGCACGATATGTTGGAAGAAGAAGCTACCACTTGCTAATGGGAGGTACACAAACACCGAGTCTGGAAAAGCTCTAATCAAAGTTACGAAAGGAGCTCCAACAGGTTTTCTTAGCAGTGGCTATGAGAAAAAGGGGAAACCAGATATCTTGGGATGGATTCTTTTGGGCTGCTCTGCATTCTTCAACATCATTTTACTAGTCCTGATTTCTAGAGCCCTTTGGTCAAGGCAAAATGGAAAGTCAAAAAAGTCTTTCCATGATTCTTCTGTTTTTGAAATGAACCTTCGTGTATTTACTTATAAAGAGCTTGAAGAATCAACAAATGGGTTTAAAGAAGAATTAGGAAGGGGTTCTTTTAGCACTGTCTATAAAGGTAGCCTAAATTTTGGATCAAAGAACCTTGTGGCTGTCAAAAAGTTGGACAAATTAGTGGGTGATCAAGGAGGGGAAAAGGAATTCAAAGCTGAAGTGAGTGCCATTGGGAAAACTCACCACAGAAATCTAGTGCAATTGATAGGATTCTGCAATGAGGGGCCTCATCGCATTCTAGTGTATGAGTTCATAGAAAATGGCACTCTAGCAAATTTGATCTTTGGACTCCCGAGACCCAATTGGCATCGGAGAACGCAGATTGCGATGGAAATTGCAAGAGGGCTAATCTACTTACATGAAGAGTGCAATGCTCAGATCATCCACTGCGACATAAAGCCTCAAAACATACTTATGGATGCTTGTTTCACAGCAAGGATTTCAGACTTTGGATTGGCAAAATTGTTAATGTCTGATCAAACGCAAACTCACACTGGGATCCGAGGGACACGAGGGTATGTCGCTCCCGAATGGTTTAAGAGTAAACCTGGGGTGACAATTAAGGTGGACGTTTACAGTTATGGAATTATGTTGTTGGAGATCATTTGCTGCAGAAAGAGTTTTTCATTGGAATTTGGGGAAGAAGCAGCCGTACTCACAGACTGGGCTTACGATTGCTACATAGAAGGAAGACTAGACATGCTGGTGGAGAATGAGGAGGAGGCAGTGGATGACATTGCCAAGCTACAGAGGTGGGTGATGGTAGCAATCTGGTGCATTCAAGAGGATCCTTTTAAAAGGCCAACAATGAAGACGGTTATGCAAATGCTGGAAGGGCTTGTTGAGGCGCCTGTGCCCCCCTGCCCTTCTTCCTACAGCAAAGCTTACATTAATGAGTATCGATGagatatataaaattttatatatagaaATGCACATATAAATGTATACTTAATTTCATTTCTGTACTAGCATGCATATAGAGGTTTTCTAAAAATTGTGTCTTTGGCCTTTGGGGAAGaggtatattatattattattaatctgATCTTGGGCAACTTTGTacttgatttgagaagtttgactTGATCTATTCATTTTTGAACATTCATCAGATATTTTTactgatcaaaaccctaaaaaattaaaTTGCTGATGCTATCAGATATATATAGAGCTGATGTTTGAGGGTGCTTGTGATATACAAAATGGATTCTGTTGGCAGTGGACTTCCAATCCTATTTTCCAGTTATTGCATTGTGGTTGTGGCTGTATGCAAGATATCCAAGGAATTTCAAGCGATGCAAACAATGCTTTATACACAATAAAATGTTACAAAGCTTTTCTATAAAGTAATTAAAGCAAATTTAGCTTAAAAAGTAGTTAATGGGGCAAAGGACCATCTTCTTCTGCACCTGCAGCAGACTGTCGTCTGGAAATTCTAATAATTGATGGTTCAGAATTAACCAAATCTACAGCATGCAAAACTTAACCAAAAGACCGAGTTTTACAGCAGCAAATTTTTTACAACGAAAACTGCAAACGGCTCAGATTGCACACCTACAGTCATCTGCCCTGCTCTAAGGAGCCACTCGACATGATTTCGTGAATGCTATTTTATCCGGTTAATAATGACAACTCTGTAAAAATCAGACCTTAAATGCTCAAGAAGTGAGAATTATGTGGTTGATGACAAGTTGCTTTCTTGGCAGCATTACATTGTTGATGTTGGTCCGGGTAAACTTCAAGTTGAAGGCCTTGAACTTACTAGCATTCCAGAAGGGATTCCTTCACAAATAGAATATTTGGCAGAATACTGCTCTGCAGCAATAAGATCCACATCCTTGGTTAACGGTTATTATTAGATGGAGTTTTTGCAAGCCTTTGAACTTACCTTTTCTTATGGGGTAATTAGGATTCTCACTGGTACAAAACTACTTGGTCTTTCAAGGCAAAGAAAGGGAAGAAAGATCCAGGCCGATGTCTGAGAAAGAGTCTGTTGGCAAGTTTTAATTTATAGAATGTGGATCCATCATTTCTAACTTTTTTTTGTAAGAAATTTTAATGACAAACATTGAAACAATTGAGTTCTGACTAACATGGTGGGTAAGTCCTGGGGAAAGGGACCAGAAGGATTCTAACTATGAATTCCAACTATGAATCAACGGATACCATTGGAAGGACATTCATATGCATTAATGAGGAACTTGGTCTTATTGTCTCCTTGGTAGGCAACTGATGCGCTTCACTGGTAAGCCATCCTTCAGCATGGGACGACCCAGCAAATGGCTTCTTCTATTCTATGCCAATATGTGACTTGAAGGCATATGGGTCATTGATTTCTTAAACACCTTTTCCACCTCTGCCTCCTATGGTGTGACTTCAGCTTGCAACCAGCTCATTCAACAACCTTccccacccccctccccccaGTCTCACCCAATGCATTATGGATGGCAGATTGATGATTGGTGATATAATTATAGTTTTGTAACTTTTGTTTTTGAAGCTTGCCGAGA from Malania oleifera isolate guangnan ecotype guangnan chromosome 9, ASM2987363v1, whole genome shotgun sequence carries:
- the LOC131164605 gene encoding G-type lectin S-receptor-like serine/threonine-protein kinase LECRK3, with amino-acid sequence MASSAFLNPLFLSILILLLPPNLAIANITLSSSLTAASNDDSSWLSPSGDFAFGFHNLNSTNLFLLAVWFNKIPGKTIVWQANGDNPVQSGSTVKLTATSLVLNDPQGQLIWDAKPGREVAYAAMLDTGNFVLAGNNSAHVWETFKNHTDTILPTQTMDLGSMLFSRISETNYSRGRFELLFSDGGDLQLNPIGWPGNFGYDSYYSSGTSTANSSDSGYRLVFNGSADIYILKMNGAIVPLSWDDINPDENNYYRATLDFNGVFTQYAHPRSSTNADKTGWWPVRFIPKDICTAITNQIGSGACGFNSYCTSLNGQPSCECPPGYLLMDPNNEFGGCKPSSPVGCGAYDGSKDPEELFEFKEALNTNWPLGDYERLEPYNQTECEKSCLHDCLCAVAIYGGTICWKKKLPLANGRYTNTESGKALIKVTKGAPTGFLSSGYEKKGKPDILGWILLGCSAFFNIILLVLISRALWSRQNGKSKKSFHDSSVFEMNLRVFTYKELEESTNGFKEELGRGSFSTVYKGSLNFGSKNLVAVKKLDKLVGDQGGEKEFKAEVSAIGKTHHRNLVQLIGFCNEGPHRILVYEFIENGTLANLIFGLPRPNWHRRTQIAMEIARGLIYLHEECNAQIIHCDIKPQNILMDACFTARISDFGLAKLLMSDQTQTHTGIRGTRGYVAPEWFKSKPGVTIKVDVYSYGIMLLEIICCRKSFSLEFGEEAAVLTDWAYDCYIEGRLDMLVENEEEAVDDIAKLQRWVMVAIWCIQEDPFKRPTMKTVMQMLEGLVEAPVPPCPSSYSKAYINEYR